One Anguilla rostrata isolate EN2019 chromosome 15, ASM1855537v3, whole genome shotgun sequence genomic window carries:
- the cdc16 gene encoding cell division cycle protein 16 homolog: protein MNLERLRKRVRQYIDQQEYQSALFFADKIASLSHEDPQDIYWLAQCLYLTSQYHRASHALRSRKLDKSYTACQYLAAKCHYAAKEYQQALDILDMEEPASKRLLDKSVKEDSEIKEASKDWGMSTASINSFICLLRGKVYDAMDNRPLATSSYKEALKLNVFCFEAFDLLTSHHMLTAQEEKDFLDSLPLSEQCTEEEQELLRFLFENRLKKYNKPSKVVVPDTVSGLQDNLDVVVSQAERHYYNCDFKMCYKLTSMVMVKDPFHANCLPVHIGTLVELSKANELFYLSHKLVDLYPNSPVSWFAVGCYYLMVGHKNEHARRYLSKATTLDRTYGPAWIAYGHSFAVESEHDQAMAAYFTAAQLMKGCHLPMLYIGLEYGLTNNSKLAERFFSQALSIAPEDPFVIHEVAVVAFQNGDWKTAEKLFLDAMEKMKAIGYEVTVDKWEPLLNNLGHVCRKLKKYDQALEYHRQALVLIPQHASTYSAIGYVHSLMGDFENAIDYFHTALGLKRDDTFSVTMLGHCIEMYIGETDAYIGTDIKDKLRGGLSTPALMEVLNTSAEAGESRTQPLEESGIMALETSPANPDKPPEPAFPRSLPPECFMFESDMMLETSMSDTST from the exons ATGAATCTTGAGAGGCTGCGAAAACGTGTACGGCAGTATATCGATCAG caaGAATATCAAAGTGCCCTGTTTTTTGCAGACAAAATTGCATCTTTGTCACATG AAGACCCGCAGGACATCTATTGGCTGGCCCAGTGCCTTTATCTCACGTCGCAATATCACCGAGCCTCTCACGCGCTCCGGTCACGCAAGCTGGACAAG TCGTATACGGCCTGTCAATATCTTGCTGCTAAATGCCAT TATGCTGCCAAAGAGTACCAACAAGCTCTGGATATCCTGGACATGGAGGAACCCGCAAGCAAGAGGCTGCTGGACAAAAGTGTGAAGGAGGACAGTGAGATCAAAGAGGCCAGCAAGGACTGGGGGATGTCCACTGCGTCT ATCAACAGCTTCATCTGTCTGCTGCGAGGAAAGGTCTATGATGCCATGGACAACCGGCCCCTGGCCACGTCCAGCTACAAAGAGGCCCTGAAGCTGAACGTCTTCTGCTTCGAGGCTTTCGACCTTTTAACGTCCCATCACATGCTGACCGCACAGGAAG aaaAAGACTTTCTGGATTCCCTCCCGCTCAGCGAACAGTGCACAGAGGAGGAACAGGAGCTCCTCCGATTCCTGTTTGAGAACAGGTTAAAGAAG TACAACAAGCCCAGCAAGGTTGTTGTCCCGGACACAGTCAGCGGCCTGCAGGACAACTTGGACGTCGTTGTCTCCCAAGCAGAGAGGCACTACTACAACTGTGACTTTAAAATGTGCTACAAGCTCACGTCCAT GGTTATGGTGAAAGATCCATTCCATGCTAACTGTCTACCTGTGCACATAGGAACACTGGTCGAGCTTAGCAAAGCAAATG AACTCTTTTACCTCTCTCATAAATTGGTGGATTTGTACCCAAATAGTCCT GTGTCCTGGTTTGCAGTGGGATGCTACTATTTAATGGTTGgccataaaaatgaacatgcacGTAGATATCTCAG CAAAGCCACCACTCTGGACAGGACGTACGGGCCGGCCTGGATCGCCTACGGACACTCCTTCGCCGTGGAGAGCGAGCACGATCAGGCCATGGCCGCGTACTTCACTGCCGCTCAGCTCatgaaagg GTGCCACCTCCCCATGCTGTACATCGGGCTGGAGTACGGCCTGACCAACAACTCCAAGCTGGCCGAGCGCTTCTTCAGCCAGGCCCTGAGCATCGCTCCGGAGGACCCCTTCGTCATCCACGAGGTGGCGGTGGTGGCCTTCCAGAACGGAGA CTGGAAAACGGCAGAGAAGCTATTTCTGGACGctatggagaaaatgaaagcGATTGGATACGAG GTTACTGTGGACAAATGGGAGCCTTTGTTGAACAACTTGGGTCATGTGTGTCGAAAGCTAAA GAAGTACGACCAGGCGCTGGAGTACCACCGGCAGGCCCTGGTGCTCATCCCCCAACACGCCTCCACCTACTCCGCCATAGGATATGTGCACAGCCTTATGGGGGATTTTGAGAACGCCATCGACTACTTTCACACG GCACTTGGTCTCAAGCGGGACGATACCTTTTCTGTGACCATGCTCGGCCACTGTATCGAGATGTACATCGGAGAAACTGATGCCTATATAG GGACGGACATTAAGGACAAGCTGCGGGGCGGCCTGAGCACGCCGGCGCTGATGGAGGTGCTGAACACGTCGGCGGAGGCGGGCGAGAGCCGGACGCAGCCGCTGGAGGAGAGCGGCATCATGGCGCTGGAGACGTCCCCCGCCAACCCGGACAAGCCGCCCGAGCCCGCCTTCCCCCGCTCGCTCCCCCCCGAGTGCTTCATGTTCGAGAGCGACATGATGCTGGAGACCTCCATGTCCGACACCAGCACGTGA
- the slc25a6 gene encoding ADP/ATP translocase 3, which translates to MADAAISFLKDFLAGGVAAAISKTAVAPIERVKLLLQVQHASKQISADMQYKGIIDCVVRIPKEQGFVSFWRGNMANVIRYFPTQALNFAFKDKYKKVFLGGVDKHTQFWRYFAGNLASGGAAGATSLCFVYPLDFARTRLAADVGKAGATREFSGLGDCLAKIFKSDGLKGLYQGFNVSVQGIIIYRAAYFGVYDTAKGMLPDPKNTHIMVSWMIAQSVTAVAGVVSYPFDTVRRRMMMQSGRKQADIMYSGTLDCWRKIAREEGGKAFFKGALSNVLRGMGGAFVLVLYDEFKKYV; encoded by the exons ATGGCGGATGCggctatttcatttttaaaggattttttagCAGGTGGAGTTGCTGCTGCTATTTCCAAAACCGCAGTAGCACCCATTGAAAGAGTCAAATTACTGCTGCAG GTCCAACATGCCAGCAAACAGATCAGCGCAGACATGCAGTACAAGGGCATCATCGACTGCGTGGTGCGCATCCCCAAGGAGCAGGGCTTCGTCTCCTTCTGGCGCGGCAACATGGCCAACGTCATCCGCTACTTCCCCACGCAGGCCCTCAACTTCGCCTTCAAGGACAAGTACAAGAAGGTCTTCCTGGGCGGCGTGGACAAGCACACGCAGTTCTGGCGCTACTTCGCGGGGAACCTGGCGTCGGGGGGCGCCGCGGGGGCCACCTCCCTCTGCTTCGTCTACCCGCTGGACTTCGCCCGAACCCGCCTGGCCGCCGACGTGGGCAAGGCCGGCGCGACCCGAGAGTTCTCCGGGCTCGGCGACTGCCTGGCCAAGATCTTCAAGTCGGACGGCCTGAAAGGCCTCTACCAGGGCTTCAACGTCTCCGTGCAGGGCATCATCATCTACCGAGCGGCCTACTTCGGCGTCTACGACACGGCTAAAG GCATGCTTCCGGATCCCAAGAACACTCACATCATGGTGAGCTGGATGATCGCGCAGAGCGTCACAGCCGTGGCGGGCGTGGTGTCGTACCCCTTCGACACCGTGAGGCGTCGCATGATGATGCAGTCCGGCCGTAAACAAG cgGACATCATGTACTCCGGCACGCTGGACTGCTGGCGGAAGATAGCGCGGGAGGAAGGCGGCAAAGCGTTCTTCAAGGGCGCCCTGTCCAACGTGCTGCGCGGCATGGGGGGGGCCTTCGTGCTGGTCCTGTACGACGAGTTCAAAAAATATGTCTAG